TGCCGATCCGGCAGCTCCGCGCGGTGTTCATCACCCACCAGCACTCCGATCACAACGCCGGCTACGGCCCGCTCTTCCTCCTGGGCTGGCCGGCGGGCCTCTCGACCCCGGTGGACACGTACGGCCCCCCGCCGCTCGTCGAGATGACCGAGCGGCTGCTCCAGGCCTACCGCTTCGACATCGAGCTGCGGATGGCCGACGAGGGGCGGCCATCGCTCGCGCCGCTCGTTCGGCCGCATGAGATCACCAGACCGGGCCTCGTCTTCGAGGACGACCGCGTGCGCGTCACGACGGCCCTCAACGACCATCCGCCGATCGAGCACTCCTTCGCGTACCGGTTCGACACGGCGGACCGCTCCATCGTCATCTCCGGCGATACGCGGTACTCGGAACGCGTGATCGCGCTCGCGAAGGGGGCCGACGTGCTGGTCCACGAGGTCGTCTCGCGGGAGTTCTGGGAGCGACCCGACGCCCCGCAGCCCCCCGAGGTCGTCCGGCACATCCTGGCGAGCCACACCGACATCCCGGACGTCGGCCGGGTGGCCGCCGCCGCGGGCGTTCGTACCCTGGTCCTGACGCACTACGTCCCGACGGAAGGTCCCAACGCGCCGACCGACGAGCACTGGCTCGCCGGGGCACGGCGACACTTCAA
The Acidobacteriota bacterium DNA segment above includes these coding regions:
- a CDS encoding MBL fold metallo-hydrolase; its protein translation is MQPLFTRRTFMAAGTSWLALAALGRGGQAPAPKTRLVLLGTAGGPTPKATAAAPAQAIVAGDRIYLVDCGDGVARQLALARLPIRQLRAVFITHQHSDHNAGYGPLFLLGWPAGLSTPVDTYGPPPLVEMTERLLQAYRFDIELRMADEGRPSLAPLVRPHEITRPGLVFEDDRVRVTTALNDHPPIEHSFAYRFDTADRSIVISGDTRYSERVIALAKGADVLVHEVVSREFWERPDAPQPPEVVRHILASHTDIPDVGRVAAAAGVRTLVLTHYVPTEGPNAPTDEHWLAGARRHFKGEVILGRDLMEI